The following are encoded together in the Vibrio splendidus genome:
- a CDS encoding YdcF family protein produces the protein MTNQSIANQDIAKQSANNSRIKLHRSIDTLWNFMSMGHKVTPSDCIFVLCSNDIRVAEYAAELYHQGVAPYIVFSGGVGRFTEGSFERSEAETFASIARDCGVPGSAIIIEKHATNTGENVRFTHKLLLERGLSPKRLTLVQKPFMEKRTYATFSKQWPEESVEITVTSQWKNWDDYFNEELPLDMVLGALIADYERIKFYPAQGFQIEMPISDDVDHAYQALKQLGFE, from the coding sequence ATGACTAATCAATCCATAGCTAACCAAGACATAGCTAAGCAATCTGCAAATAACTCAAGGATTAAGCTACATCGTTCGATCGACACCCTTTGGAACTTCATGTCTATGGGTCACAAGGTTACGCCTTCAGATTGCATCTTTGTGTTGTGCAGTAATGATATTCGTGTCGCTGAATACGCAGCCGAGCTCTATCACCAAGGTGTGGCACCTTATATCGTATTTTCTGGCGGTGTGGGGCGCTTTACAGAAGGAAGCTTTGAGCGCTCAGAAGCGGAAACTTTCGCTTCTATCGCACGAGATTGTGGTGTGCCAGGTTCTGCAATTATCATAGAGAAACACGCAACCAATACTGGGGAGAATGTAAGATTCACCCACAAATTGCTTCTTGAGCGTGGGCTGTCACCGAAAAGACTGACCTTAGTACAGAAGCCCTTTATGGAGAAACGTACCTACGCCACGTTTAGTAAACAATGGCCTGAAGAGAGTGTAGAAATAACCGTGACTTCGCAATGGAAAAATTGGGATGATTACTTTAACGAAGAGTTGCCGTTAGACATGGTGTTGGGCGCATTGATTGCTGATTATGAACGAATCAAATTCTACCCAGCCCAAGGCTTTCAAATTGAGATGCCAATCTCCGATGACGTTGATCATGCCTATCAAGCATTGAAGCAGCTCGGCTTCGAATAA
- a CDS encoding NAD(P)H-binding protein, with the protein MASIFIVGAGWVGAPLSKHLEKHGNQVVVTKTTRAGADAIGNKRIPCEVFSFDSSEPEHTIGQLYSLLLENNAEIVIGSFPPGFRKGAGVEYADYWQQLTNACQKANVKKLIMVSSTTVYPTKPGVLYEQDASLTLSTSENEQASAFSDNARVMLKAEQLVMDSGIDYTILRFSGLIGPSRHPSRFASKLKQVSTQAPANMLHLDDAIGAVNFAINQLHNEVVNVTTPNTVSKAEFYAAALKSANSSEPLPLVVDTPDKLISSKKILDLGYSFKFDSTLDALYD; encoded by the coding sequence ATGGCTTCTATATTTATTGTTGGTGCAGGATGGGTCGGTGCACCTTTATCTAAACATCTAGAAAAACATGGTAACCAAGTGGTGGTCACAAAAACGACCCGAGCGGGTGCAGACGCCATTGGTAACAAACGTATCCCATGTGAAGTTTTCAGCTTTGACTCATCGGAGCCTGAGCATACTATCGGCCAACTCTATTCGCTGTTACTCGAAAATAATGCAGAGATCGTCATTGGTAGCTTCCCTCCCGGCTTTAGAAAAGGTGCTGGTGTCGAGTACGCCGACTATTGGCAACAACTGACCAATGCTTGCCAGAAGGCTAACGTGAAAAAGCTCATTATGGTCAGTTCGACGACCGTATACCCAACCAAGCCCGGAGTTCTGTACGAGCAAGACGCCTCACTCACTCTTTCTACCTCAGAAAACGAGCAAGCATCCGCATTTTCGGACAATGCACGCGTGATGCTGAAGGCTGAACAACTGGTGATGGATTCCGGCATCGATTACACCATTCTTCGTTTCAGTGGGTTAATCGGCCCAAGCCGCCACCCATCAAGGTTTGCAAGTAAATTGAAGCAGGTCAGCACTCAAGCTCCTGCCAACATGCTTCATCTTGACGACGCGATTGGCGCGGTCAACTTCGCTATCAACCAACTGCACAACGAAGTGGTTAATGTTACGACCCCAAACACGGTGAGTAAGGCGGAATTTTATGCCGCTGCACTGAAAAGCGCCAACAGCAGTGAGCCACTGCCCCTCGTGGTCGATACACCAGACAAGCTGATCTCTTCGAAAAAGATTCTCGACTTAGGTTACTCGTTTAAATTCGATTCCACATTGGACGCTCTTTATGACTAA
- a CDS encoding TIGR02647 family protein — protein sequence MKYNAENIADLNLLLQFDVSSAATGIKVHQEAAQETQDAVKRLFEKNLCTQPDGGYLTDEGIQMAERADKLLRVLN from the coding sequence ATGAAGTACAACGCTGAAAACATTGCTGATTTAAACCTCCTTCTTCAATTTGATGTAAGTAGTGCCGCTACTGGAATTAAAGTTCATCAAGAGGCAGCTCAAGAAACTCAAGACGCTGTTAAGCGTCTATTCGAAAAGAACCTTTGTACTCAGCCAGACGGCGGTTACCTAACAGATGAAGGTATACAGATGGCAGAGCGCGCAGACAAACTACTTCGCGTACTAAACTAA
- the focA gene encoding formate transporter FocA: MNLNQFDSLLPPQMAERAADIGVGKATKDPTKSFLLAISAGIHIGIAFVFYTIVTTGAGDLPWGITRVLGGLAFSLGLILVVVTGGELFTSSVLTLVARASGKITWGTLVKNWATVYIGNLIGALLLVACMLLTKQYMFDHGQVGLNAMAISQHKMHHGFIQAIALGIMCNVLVCIAVWMTFSGRTLTDKIAVLILPVAMFVSSGFEHCIANMFQVPLAIGIKTFAPAEFWTMTGANPADYVDLNMMDFLMNNLLPVTIGNIIGGGIFVGMWYWLIYLRD; encoded by the coding sequence ATGAATCTGAACCAATTTGACTCATTATTACCGCCACAAATGGCTGAGCGCGCTGCAGATATTGGCGTAGGTAAAGCAACCAAAGATCCAACCAAATCTTTTCTCCTAGCGATTTCAGCTGGCATACATATCGGTATTGCGTTTGTGTTCTACACAATTGTAACCACTGGCGCTGGTGATTTACCTTGGGGTATTACTCGCGTCCTAGGTGGCCTTGCATTTAGCTTGGGCTTAATCCTCGTTGTTGTTACTGGCGGTGAACTGTTTACCAGTTCGGTGCTTACTCTTGTTGCTCGCGCAAGTGGCAAGATTACCTGGGGAACCCTAGTAAAGAACTGGGCGACCGTTTATATCGGTAACCTTATTGGTGCTTTATTGCTAGTGGCATGCATGCTTCTGACTAAACAGTACATGTTCGACCATGGGCAAGTGGGTTTGAATGCGATGGCCATTTCTCAGCACAAAATGCACCATGGTTTTATCCAAGCTATCGCGCTTGGCATCATGTGTAACGTATTGGTTTGTATCGCGGTATGGATGACGTTTAGTGGACGAACACTGACTGACAAAATTGCAGTACTGATTTTACCTGTCGCGATGTTTGTATCATCGGGCTTTGAGCACTGTATTGCGAATATGTTCCAAGTTCCTTTAGCTATCGGTATCAAAACATTTGCTCCAGCTGAATTCTGGACAATGACAGGGGCTAATCCGGCAGACTATGTTGACCTAAACATGATGGACTTTCTGATGAACAACTTGCTGCCCGTTACTATCGGTAACATCATCGGCGGCGGTATCTTTGTTGGCATGTGGTATTGGTTGATTTATTTACGCGATTGA
- a CDS encoding ABC transporter permease has product MQDVIDISWWQLLFFSSLLLLPIVINHKLKLGLGKEASISIIRMTVQLFLVGLYLEYLFTLNSLWVNLLWLFTMIIVGASSIVEKSKLPRNLLLVPVAVSLAVTCVPIVLFICLFIIKPTPVFNAQYLIPIAGMLLGNSLSSNIVALQNLFGAFETQKSEYEAAIALGASPSYAAAPFVRNAIQKAMSPIMASMATTGLVTLPGMMTGQILGGASPMIAIKYQLMIMLAIFVMMSCSLALALHLSLKTSLTKEGRVLAQIQPSK; this is encoded by the coding sequence ATGCAAGACGTTATTGATATATCTTGGTGGCAATTATTGTTTTTCAGTTCACTTCTCTTGCTGCCAATTGTAATCAACCACAAGCTAAAACTTGGCCTTGGCAAAGAGGCTTCTATCAGCATCATTCGCATGACTGTTCAGCTATTTCTGGTTGGCCTCTACCTAGAATACCTGTTCACTTTGAATAGCTTGTGGGTCAATTTACTGTGGTTATTTACGATGATTATCGTTGGGGCAAGCTCGATTGTTGAAAAATCCAAGTTACCGCGAAACCTCTTGTTAGTCCCTGTCGCTGTCAGCCTAGCGGTAACCTGTGTACCCATTGTCTTGTTTATCTGCTTATTCATCATTAAACCAACACCGGTTTTTAACGCGCAGTACTTGATCCCTATTGCAGGGATGCTGTTAGGTAATAGCTTAAGCAGTAACATCGTGGCATTGCAGAACTTGTTCGGTGCTTTTGAAACGCAGAAATCAGAGTACGAAGCGGCTATCGCTTTAGGTGCCTCTCCTTCCTATGCTGCAGCGCCTTTTGTGCGTAATGCGATACAGAAAGCGATGTCTCCTATTATGGCCTCAATGGCAACCACAGGCTTGGTAACGCTACCAGGAATGATGACAGGACAAATCTTAGGGGGTGCTTCACCAATGATCGCAATTAAGTATCAGCTGATGATCATGTTGGCTATTTTCGTGATGATGAGCTGCTCCTTAGCGCTTGCACTTCACCTATCGTTAAAGACTTCCTTGACCAAAGAAGGGCGAGTTCTCGCTCAAATACAGCCTTCAAAATAA
- the torE gene encoding trimethylamine N-oxide reductase system protein TorE, with amino-acid sequence MSDVNKIETGEKRSLEWKSFLFIAVVLFPILSVAFVGGYGFLVWALQVFVLGPPGAHGGM; translated from the coding sequence ATGAGTGATGTTAATAAAATTGAAACTGGCGAAAAACGCTCGTTGGAGTGGAAGTCATTCCTCTTCATTGCAGTGGTTCTCTTTCCAATATTAAGTGTGGCTTTTGTAGGAGGCTACGGCTTTCTAGTTTGGGCACTGCAAGTGTTTGTATTAGGTCCTCCAGGTGCACACGGCGGCATGTAA
- the torC gene encoding pentaheme c-type cytochrome TorC yields MKSFLVKLWRTMTRPAVHISLGVLTMGGFIAGVIFWGGFNTALEHTNTEEFCVSCHTMRDNVYVELQETVHWKNTSGVRATCPDCHVPHEWTAKIARKMQASKEVFAQVFGDLDTPEKFEARRIELAKHEWDRFSSNKSLECKNCHNYDSMDFENMRPTARIQMKNAAERDQSCVDCHKGIAHNLPLDMASASGIVGELENVASSTSYANGSDVISIRHLPMYTDETATVEAGLLSPASKVAVIDEKGDMIKIQIDGWRKAKGFGRVIQEDFGMNISTAILTKEVSQSDVITVGEKKEDELTGLPWEEVNLALWMKKESMVDNFDPIWNAAGQAYQSNCSTCHSQPDEGHFSANGWVGMLDGMIAFVNFDTDTEALVLKYLQKHSSDFSEGHH; encoded by the coding sequence ATGAAATCATTTTTAGTTAAATTATGGCGCACAATGACTCGCCCAGCAGTACACATCAGTCTTGGTGTACTAACTATGGGTGGCTTTATCGCCGGTGTTATTTTCTGGGGCGGTTTTAATACAGCGCTAGAACATACAAATACAGAAGAGTTCTGTGTAAGCTGTCACACCATGCGTGACAACGTATACGTAGAACTACAAGAAACGGTTCACTGGAAAAACACTTCTGGTGTACGTGCTACTTGTCCTGACTGTCACGTTCCACATGAATGGACAGCAAAAATTGCTCGTAAGATGCAAGCATCTAAAGAAGTATTCGCTCAAGTATTTGGTGACCTAGATACGCCTGAGAAATTCGAAGCTCGTCGTATCGAACTGGCTAAACACGAATGGGATCGTTTCTCTTCGAACAAATCTCTAGAGTGTAAAAACTGTCACAACTACGATTCAATGGACTTCGAGAACATGCGCCCAACAGCGCGTATCCAGATGAAGAACGCAGCAGAACGTGATCAAAGCTGTGTTGACTGTCACAAAGGTATTGCTCACAACCTTCCATTAGATATGGCATCAGCGAGCGGTATTGTTGGCGAGCTAGAAAATGTAGCAAGCAGCACATCTTACGCAAATGGTTCAGACGTGATCTCTATTCGTCACCTACCAATGTACACAGATGAAACAGCAACAGTTGAAGCGGGTCTACTAAGCCCTGCAAGTAAAGTTGCGGTTATCGACGAAAAAGGCGACATGATCAAGATTCAAATCGACGGTTGGCGTAAAGCGAAAGGCTTCGGACGTGTAATCCAAGAAGACTTCGGTATGAACATCTCGACTGCAATCTTGACGAAAGAAGTATCTCAAAGTGACGTTATCACTGTTGGTGAGAAGAAAGAAGATGAGCTTACTGGCCTTCCATGGGAAGAAGTTAACCTAGCACTTTGGATGAAGAAAGAGTCTATGGTTGATAACTTCGATCCAATCTGGAACGCAGCAGGTCAAGCGTACCAATCTAACTGTTCAACGTGTCACTCACAGCCAGATGAAGGTCACTTCAGCGCTAACGGTTGGGTAGGCATGCTAGATGGTATGATTGCGTTCGTTAACTTCGATACAGATACAGAAGCACTTGTTCTTAAGTATCTACAGAAGCACTCATCAGATTTTTCTGAAGGCCATCACTAA